From Pseudomonas sp. B21-028, one genomic window encodes:
- a CDS encoding trans-3-hydroxy-L-proline dehydratase, with amino-acid sequence MRSSKIIHIVSCHAEGEVGDVIVGGVAPPPGATVWEQSRWIARDETLRNFVLNEPRGGVFRHVNLLVPAKDPRAQMAWIIMEPADTPPMSGSNSLCVATVLLDSGILPMTEPQTRLVLEAPGGLIEAVADCRDGKVQRVEIKNVPSFADRLDAWIEVEGLGSLQVDTAYGGDSFVIVDAQRLGFAIRPDEAADLVAAGLKITRAANEQLGFEHPLNPDWSHISFCQIAAPIVMESGVATGANAVVIQPGKIDRSPTGTGCSARMAVLQAKGLMQVGERFIGRSIIGSEFHCRIDSLTDVAGRPAIYPCIAGRAWITGTHQLLLDPADPWPQGYRLSDTWPGA; translated from the coding sequence ATGCGCTCATCAAAAATCATCCACATCGTCAGCTGTCACGCCGAAGGCGAAGTCGGCGATGTGATCGTCGGCGGCGTCGCCCCGCCCCCCGGTGCCACGGTGTGGGAACAATCGCGCTGGATCGCCCGGGACGAGACCCTGCGCAACTTCGTCCTCAACGAACCCCGTGGCGGCGTGTTCCGCCACGTCAACCTGCTGGTACCGGCCAAGGATCCGCGGGCACAGATGGCCTGGATCATCATGGAGCCGGCCGACACGCCGCCGATGTCCGGCTCCAACTCCCTGTGCGTCGCGACTGTGCTACTGGACAGCGGCATCCTGCCCATGACCGAACCCCAGACCCGACTGGTACTGGAGGCCCCTGGCGGGTTGATCGAAGCCGTCGCCGATTGCCGCGACGGTAAGGTGCAACGGGTGGAGATCAAAAACGTACCCTCCTTCGCCGACCGCCTCGACGCCTGGATCGAAGTGGAAGGCCTGGGCTCGCTGCAGGTGGACACCGCCTATGGCGGCGACAGTTTCGTCATCGTCGACGCCCAGCGCCTGGGTTTTGCCATCCGCCCTGACGAGGCCGCCGACCTGGTGGCTGCCGGGCTGAAAATCACCCGGGCCGCCAACGAACAATTGGGTTTCGAGCATCCGCTTAACCCGGACTGGTCACATATCTCGTTCTGCCAGATCGCCGCGCCCATTGTCATGGAATCAGGTGTCGCGACCGGCGCCAACGCCGTGGTGATCCAACCCGGCAAGATCGACCGCTCCCCCACCGGCACCGGGTGCTCGGCACGCATGGCGGTGCTGCAGGCCAAGGGGTTGATGCAGGTGGGTGAACGGTTCATCGGGCGCTCGATCATCGGCTCCGAATTCCACTGCCGCATCGACTCGCTGACCGACGTGGCCGGGCGACCGGCGATCTACCCGTGCATTGCCGGGCGGGCGTGGATCACCGGGACGCATCAATTATTGCTGGATCCGGCTGATCCGTGGCCGCAGGGCTATCGGCTTTCAGATACGTGGCCTGGCGCATGA
- a CDS encoding dihydrodipicolinate synthase family protein encodes MSKRINWSGVFPAVTTQFNDDFSINLDKTHEVISNVIRDGVSGLVVCGSVGENTSLSAEEKIAVTEVAVDASRGRVPVICGVAEFTSVQAAKVANAVRKVGVDGVMLMPALVYSSKPFETAEHFRYVARHADVPLMVYNNPPIYKNDVTPDILISLADCDNVVCFKDSSGDTRRFIDVRNEVGDRFVLFAGLDDVVLESLAVGAEGWVSGMSNVFPKEGETIFRLARDGRFAEAMPIYEWLMPILHLDARADLVQCIKLCEAIAGRGSALTRPPRLALPEEDRVYVEQIMAKALANRPVLPDVGL; translated from the coding sequence ATGAGCAAACGCATCAACTGGAGCGGCGTATTCCCCGCCGTCACCACCCAATTCAACGATGACTTTTCCATCAACCTGGACAAGACCCATGAGGTCATTTCCAACGTCATCCGTGACGGCGTCTCGGGCCTGGTGGTCTGCGGTTCGGTGGGGGAAAACACCTCGTTGAGCGCCGAAGAAAAAATCGCCGTGACCGAAGTCGCGGTGGACGCCTCCCGGGGCCGGGTGCCGGTGATCTGCGGCGTGGCCGAATTCACCAGCGTGCAGGCGGCCAAGGTCGCCAATGCGGTGCGCAAGGTCGGCGTCGACGGCGTGATGCTGATGCCGGCACTGGTCTACAGTTCCAAGCCGTTCGAAACCGCCGAGCACTTTCGCTACGTAGCCCGGCATGCCGACGTGCCGCTGATGGTTTACAACAACCCACCGATCTACAAAAACGACGTGACCCCGGACATCCTGATTTCCCTGGCCGATTGCGACAACGTGGTGTGCTTCAAGGACTCCTCCGGCGACACCCGGCGCTTCATCGACGTGCGCAATGAAGTAGGTGATCGCTTTGTCCTGTTCGCGGGCCTTGACGACGTGGTACTGGAAAGCCTCGCCGTGGGTGCCGAAGGCTGGGTCTCGGGCATGTCCAACGTGTTCCCGAAGGAAGGCGAAACCATCTTCCGCCTGGCCCGCGATGGCCGTTTTGCCGAAGCGATGCCGATCTATGAGTGGCTGATGCCGATCCTGCACCTCGACGCCCGCGCCGACCTGGTGCAATGCATCAAGCTGTGCGAAGCCATCGCCGGCCGCGGCAGCGCCCTCACCCGCCCACCACGCCTGGCTCTGCCGGAAGAAGACCGGGTGTATGTGGAACAGATCATGGCCAAGGCCCTGGCGAATCGCCCGGTGTTGCCGGATGTGGGGCTCTGA
- a CDS encoding DinB family protein, translating to MNYFLAQALNNQWANHRLLSTCAQLSEDEYLTRRTGFFPSIQATLCHILEVDRYYLTALEGDRDGQIKDFSETLVFADLVQNQARTDRRLVAFCESLREKDLARSVELVRADGAVVPERIDRLLLHLFEHQIHHRGQVHTMLSDTDLEPPQLDEFFLDCDRKFRQTEEQQLQLDEGRVWRAYQPD from the coding sequence ATGAACTATTTCCTGGCCCAGGCCCTGAACAACCAATGGGCCAACCACCGGTTGCTCAGCACTTGCGCGCAGTTGAGCGAGGACGAATACCTGACGCGCCGCACCGGGTTCTTTCCGTCCATACAAGCCACGCTCTGCCATATCCTGGAGGTGGATCGCTATTACCTCACCGCCCTGGAAGGCGATCGTGACGGTCAGATCAAGGATTTCTCCGAAACCCTGGTCTTTGCCGACCTGGTGCAAAACCAGGCCCGCACCGACCGGCGATTGGTGGCGTTCTGCGAATCCCTGCGGGAGAAAGACCTCGCCCGGTCCGTCGAGCTGGTACGCGCCGACGGTGCGGTGGTGCCCGAGCGTATCGACCGGTTGCTGCTGCACCTGTTCGAACACCAGATTCACCACCGTGGCCAGGTCCACACGATGCTCAGCGACACCGACCTCGAGCCGCCACAGCTCGACGAGTTTTTCCTCGACTGCGACCGCAAGTTCCGGCAAACGGAAGAACAGCAGTTGCAGCTCGACGAAGGCCGTGTCTGGCGGGCCTATCAGCCGGATTGA
- a CDS encoding 2,3-butanediol dehydrogenase: MRAAVWHGRNDIRVEDVPLPVSPPAGWVQIRVQWCGICGSDLHEYVAGPVFIPVDAPHPLTGIKGQCILGHEFCGEIVELGAGVEGFSVGEPVAADACQHCGTCYYCTHGLYNICENLAFTGLMNNGAFAELVNVPANLLYKLPAGFPSEAGALIEPLAVGMHAVKKAVSLLGQNVVVVGAGTIGLCTIMCAKAAGAAQVIALEMSGARKAKALEVGATHVIDPNQCDALAEVRRLTGGLGADVSFECIGNKHTAKLAIDLIRKAGKCVLVGIFEEPSEFNFFELVSTEKQVLGALAYNGEFADVIAFIADGRLDISPLVTGRIQLEQIVGQGFEELVNNKEHNVKIIVSPART, from the coding sequence ATGCGCGCCGCCGTCTGGCATGGCCGTAACGATATCCGCGTCGAAGACGTACCGTTGCCCGTTTCGCCGCCCGCCGGCTGGGTGCAGATCCGCGTGCAGTGGTGCGGCATCTGCGGCTCCGACCTGCATGAATACGTGGCCGGACCGGTGTTCATTCCGGTGGACGCGCCACACCCGCTGACCGGTATCAAGGGCCAGTGCATCCTCGGCCACGAGTTTTGCGGCGAAATCGTCGAACTGGGGGCCGGGGTAGAGGGCTTCAGCGTTGGCGAGCCGGTGGCGGCGGATGCCTGCCAGCACTGCGGGACCTGCTACTACTGCACCCACGGGCTCTACAACATCTGCGAGAACCTGGCGTTCACCGGCCTGATGAACAATGGCGCGTTCGCGGAGCTGGTCAATGTGCCGGCCAATTTGCTCTACAAGTTGCCTGCCGGTTTTCCTTCCGAGGCCGGCGCGTTGATCGAGCCGTTGGCGGTGGGCATGCACGCGGTCAAGAAGGCCGTCAGCCTGCTGGGTCAGAACGTCGTGGTGGTCGGCGCCGGGACCATCGGCCTGTGCACCATCATGTGTGCCAAGGCCGCCGGGGCGGCCCAGGTGATTGCCCTGGAGATGTCCGGGGCACGCAAGGCCAAGGCCCTGGAAGTCGGCGCCACTCATGTCATCGATCCCAACCAGTGCGATGCGCTGGCCGAAGTGCGTCGCCTGACCGGTGGGCTGGGCGCCGATGTCAGCTTCGAGTGCATCGGCAACAAGCACACCGCCAAGCTCGCCATCGACCTGATCCGCAAGGCCGGCAAATGCGTGCTGGTGGGGATTTTCGAGGAGCCGAGCGAATTCAACTTCTTCGAGTTGGTATCCACCGAGAAACAGGTGCTCGGCGCGCTGGCCTACAACGGCGAGTTTGCCGACGTCATCGCGTTCATCGCCGATGGCCGCCTGGACATCTCGCCACTGGTGACCGGGCGCATCCAGCTGGAACAGATTGTCGGGCAGGGCTTCGAGGAGCTGGTCAACAACAAGGAGCACAACGTGAAGATCATCGTGTCACCGGCGCGGACCTGA
- a CDS encoding acetoin dehydrogenase dihydrolipoyllysine-residue acetyltransferase subunit has translation MSQIHTLTMPKWGLSMTEGRVDAWLKEEGQAITKGDDVLDVETDKISSSVEAPFSGVLRRQIARQDETLAVGALLGIVVEGEASDAEIDAVIEQFQSSFVPGDTGDEDTGAKPQKVELDGRVIRYFERGEGGMPLVLVHGFGGDLNNWLFNHEALAAGRRVIALDLPGHGESGKALQRGDLDELSGAVLALLDHLDISVAHLVGHSMGGAVSLNTARLMPQRVRSLTLIGSAGLGPEINDGYLQGFVEASNRNALKPQLVQLFSNAELVNRQMLDDMLKYKRLEGVETALKQLSATLFAEGRQQVDLREVVQAGHVPTLVIWGSDDAIIPATHGEGLDAQVEVLAGQGHMVQMEAAEQVNRLILEFIEQH, from the coding sequence ATGAGCCAGATTCATACCCTGACCATGCCCAAGTGGGGCCTGTCGATGACTGAAGGCCGGGTCGATGCCTGGCTCAAGGAGGAGGGCCAGGCCATTACCAAGGGCGACGACGTGCTGGACGTGGAGACCGACAAGATCTCCAGCAGCGTCGAAGCGCCGTTCTCCGGCGTGTTGCGTCGGCAGATCGCGCGGCAGGACGAAACCCTGGCGGTCGGCGCGTTGCTGGGCATTGTTGTCGAAGGCGAGGCCAGCGACGCCGAGATCGATGCGGTCATCGAGCAGTTCCAGTCCAGTTTCGTGCCGGGTGACACCGGCGATGAAGACACCGGCGCGAAACCGCAGAAGGTCGAGCTGGACGGCCGGGTGATCCGCTACTTTGAACGCGGCGAAGGCGGCATGCCCTTGGTGTTGGTCCACGGTTTTGGCGGGGACCTGAACAACTGGCTGTTCAACCATGAGGCCCTGGCGGCCGGCCGCCGGGTGATTGCCCTGGACCTGCCGGGCCATGGCGAGTCCGGCAAGGCTCTGCAACGGGGTGACCTGGACGAGCTGAGCGGCGCGGTGCTGGCCTTGCTCGATCACCTGGACATCAGCGTCGCGCACCTGGTGGGGCATTCCATGGGCGGTGCCGTGTCGCTGAACACCGCACGCTTGATGCCACAGCGGGTGCGTTCCCTGACGCTGATCGGCAGCGCCGGCCTCGGCCCTGAGATCAACGACGGCTACCTGCAAGGCTTTGTCGAGGCCTCCAACCGCAACGCGCTCAAGCCGCAATTGGTGCAGTTGTTCTCCAATGCCGAGCTGGTCAACCGCCAGATGCTCGACGACATGCTCAAGTACAAGCGCCTGGAGGGCGTGGAGACAGCGTTAAAGCAGCTGTCGGCGACCTTGTTCGCCGAGGGTCGCCAACAGGTGGACTTGCGCGAAGTGGTGCAGGCCGGTCACGTGCCGACCCTGGTGATCTGGGGCAGTGACGACGCGATCATCCCGGCGACCCATGGCGAAGGGCTGGACGCCCAGGTCGAGGTGCTGGCCGGCCAGGGCCACATGGTGCAGATGGAAGCGGCCGAGCAGGTCAATCGATTGATCCTTGAGTTCATTGAACAGCACTGA
- a CDS encoding alpha-ketoacid dehydrogenase subunit beta, whose amino-acid sequence MARKISYQQAINEALAQEMRRDTSVFIMGEDVAGGAGAPGENDAWGGVLGVTKGLYDQFPGRVLDTPLSEIGYVGAAVGAATCGVRPVCELMFVDFAGCCLDQILNQAAKFRYMFGGKASTPLVIRTMVGAGLRAAAQHSQMLTSLWTHIPGLKVVCPSSPYDAKGLLIQAIRDNDPVIFCEHKLLYGMQGEVPEELYTIPFGEANFLRDGKDVTLVSYGRMVNTAMEAARSLAGRGIDCEVIDLRTTSPMDEDSILESVEKTGRLVVIDEANPRCSMATDVSALVAQKAFGALKAPIEMVTAPHTPVPFSDSLEDLYIPDAAKIEQAVLNVIEWSKR is encoded by the coding sequence ATGGCGAGAAAAATCAGCTATCAGCAGGCAATCAACGAAGCCCTGGCCCAGGAAATGCGCCGCGATACCAGCGTATTCATCATGGGCGAGGACGTGGCCGGTGGCGCCGGCGCGCCCGGTGAGAACGACGCCTGGGGCGGTGTGCTTGGCGTCACCAAGGGCCTCTACGATCAGTTCCCCGGTCGTGTGCTCGACACCCCGTTGTCGGAAATCGGTTACGTCGGCGCAGCGGTTGGGGCTGCGACCTGTGGCGTGCGCCCGGTCTGCGAACTGATGTTCGTCGACTTCGCCGGCTGCTGCCTGGACCAGATCCTCAACCAGGCGGCGAAGTTTCGCTACATGTTCGGTGGCAAGGCCTCCACACCTTTGGTGATCCGCACCATGGTCGGTGCCGGCCTGCGCGCCGCGGCCCAGCATTCACAGATGCTCACGTCCTTGTGGACACATATCCCCGGGCTGAAGGTGGTGTGCCCGTCGTCGCCCTACGATGCCAAGGGCTTACTGATCCAGGCGATCCGCGACAACGATCCGGTGATCTTCTGCGAGCACAAATTGCTGTACGGCATGCAGGGCGAGGTGCCCGAAGAGCTCTACACCATCCCGTTCGGCGAGGCCAACTTCCTGCGCGACGGCAAGGACGTGACCCTGGTGTCCTACGGCCGCATGGTCAACACCGCCATGGAGGCGGCGCGCAGCCTGGCCGGGCGCGGTATCGATTGCGAGGTCATCGACCTGCGCACCACCAGCCCGATGGACGAGGACAGCATCCTCGAAAGCGTGGAGAAGACCGGGCGCCTGGTGGTCATCGATGAGGCCAACCCACGCTGCTCCATGGCCACCGATGTCTCGGCGCTGGTTGCGCAGAAAGCCTTCGGCGCGCTCAAGGCGCCGATCGAGATGGTCACCGCGCCGCACACGCCGGTGCCGTTCTCCGATTCCCTGGAAGATCTGTACATCCCTGACGCGGCGAAGATCGAACAAGCCGTGCTCAACGTGATCGAGTGGAGCAAGCGCTGA
- a CDS encoding thiamine pyrophosphate-dependent dehydrogenase E1 component subunit alpha, translating into MSTPLTHDQLLHAYQVMRTIRAFEERLHVEFATGEIPGFVHLYAGEEASAAGVMAHLGDDDCIASNHRGHGHCIAKGVDVYGMMAEIYGKKTGVCQGKGGSMHIADFEKGMLGANGIVGAGAPLVVGAALAARLKGTDSVAVVFFGDGGSNEGAVFEAMNMASVWNLPCLFIAENNGYAEATASNWSVACDHIADRAAGFGMPGVTVDGFDFFAVHEAAGAAIERARAGEGPSLIEVKLTRYYGHFEGDAQTYRAPDEVKHFRENQDCLMQFRERTTRAGLLSTEQLDQVDREVELLIDNAVRKAKSDPKPAAADLLTDVYVSYP; encoded by the coding sequence ATGTCGACACCGCTCACCCACGATCAACTGCTGCACGCCTACCAGGTGATGCGCACCATCCGCGCGTTCGAAGAGCGCCTGCACGTGGAATTCGCCACCGGCGAGATTCCCGGTTTCGTCCACTTGTATGCCGGCGAAGAGGCATCGGCCGCCGGGGTCATGGCCCACTTGGGCGATGACGACTGCATAGCCTCCAACCACCGTGGCCACGGCCACTGCATCGCCAAAGGCGTGGATGTCTACGGAATGATGGCGGAAATCTACGGTAAGAAAACCGGGGTCTGCCAAGGCAAGGGCGGCTCCATGCACATCGCCGATTTCGAGAAGGGCATGCTTGGCGCCAACGGCATTGTCGGGGCAGGTGCGCCGCTGGTGGTCGGTGCGGCGCTGGCAGCCCGGCTCAAGGGCACCGACAGCGTCGCGGTGGTGTTCTTCGGCGACGGCGGCTCCAACGAAGGCGCGGTATTCGAGGCGATGAACATGGCTTCGGTGTGGAACCTGCCGTGCCTGTTCATCGCCGAGAACAACGGCTACGCCGAGGCCACGGCCTCCAATTGGTCGGTGGCGTGCGATCACATCGCCGACCGCGCCGCCGGGTTCGGCATGCCGGGGGTGACGGTGGACGGTTTTGATTTCTTCGCCGTCCACGAAGCCGCCGGGGCGGCCATCGAGCGCGCCCGGGCCGGGGAGGGACCATCGCTGATCGAGGTCAAGCTGACCCGCTATTACGGCCATTTCGAGGGCGATGCCCAGACGTATCGGGCACCGGATGAGGTCAAGCACTTCCGTGAAAACCAGGACTGCCTGATGCAGTTCCGCGAGCGCACCACCCGGGCCGGATTGCTTTCGACCGAGCAACTGGACCAGGTCGACCGGGAAGTGGAACTGCTGATCGACAACGCGGTGCGCAAGGCCAAGTCCGATCCCAAGCCTGCGGCGGCGGACCTGCTCACTGACGTCTACGTCTCCTACCCCTGA